A single window of Paenibacillus sp. FSL H8-0537 DNA harbors:
- the murA gene encoding UDP-N-acetylglucosamine 1-carboxyvinyltransferase: MDKLVIEGGKPLSGTMVIQGAKNAALPILAASLLAEGETTLEHVPKLLDIDVMLSILRELGCHAEHEGDTVQLNTESLHLSHVPEKLMGQMRSSIFLMGPLLARFGEVQVYQPGGCAIGQRKIDLHLEGLRALGADIEEAGNRIICRADRLKGADIHLSFPSVGATENMMMAAVLAEGRTMITNAAREPEIQDLQRFLNAMGAEMIGAGTDTITINGVKSLSPCKYKVIPDRIVTGTLMVAAAATRGQITLLNTCPSHLSSLIHVLRRSGIQITTHDDIIKVSCASRPKAIERIVTSPYPAFPTDLQSQVMVLLALADGTSIMKETIFEGRLKHVDELSRMGADILVDMNAAFIRGVPRLYGATVEATDLRAGAALVIAGLAAQGKTVVEQIHHIDRGYDRIETMLSRLGARISRNSPVPQAPNN; the protein is encoded by the coding sequence TTGGACAAATTGGTGATTGAAGGCGGGAAACCACTCTCAGGAACCATGGTTATCCAAGGAGCGAAAAATGCCGCTTTGCCAATATTGGCAGCCAGCTTATTGGCCGAAGGCGAAACGACGCTGGAGCATGTGCCCAAGCTGCTGGATATCGACGTCATGCTCAGCATACTGCGGGAACTCGGATGTCATGCGGAACATGAGGGCGATACGGTACAGCTGAACACGGAAAGCTTGCATCTCTCCCATGTGCCGGAAAAGTTAATGGGGCAGATGCGCTCGTCCATCTTTCTAATGGGGCCGCTTCTTGCGAGGTTTGGTGAAGTGCAGGTGTATCAGCCTGGCGGCTGCGCAATTGGGCAGCGCAAAATTGATTTGCATCTGGAGGGACTTCGGGCGCTCGGGGCCGATATTGAAGAAGCGGGCAATCGTATCATTTGCCGGGCAGACCGTCTCAAAGGAGCCGATATTCATCTAAGCTTCCCTAGTGTCGGAGCGACGGAAAATATGATGATGGCCGCGGTGCTTGCAGAAGGGCGAACGATGATTACGAATGCTGCTCGCGAGCCGGAAATTCAGGATTTGCAGCGGTTTCTGAATGCGATGGGTGCCGAGATGATCGGTGCTGGTACGGATACTATTACGATTAATGGCGTAAAGTCGCTTTCTCCCTGTAAGTACAAGGTCATTCCTGATCGAATTGTAACCGGCACCTTAATGGTTGCGGCTGCTGCGACGCGCGGTCAAATTACTCTTCTGAATACATGCCCCTCCCACTTGTCTTCCTTAATACACGTGCTTCGTCGGTCAGGTATTCAAATCACCACTCACGATGATATAATAAAAGTTAGCTGTGCATCCCGCCCCAAAGCCATTGAACGAATTGTGACTTCTCCATATCCTGCTTTTCCAACCGACCTGCAATCTCAAGTGATGGTGCTGCTGGCGCTTGCAGACGGAACGAGCATTATGAAGGAGACGATTTTCGAAGGCAGGCTGAAGCATGTTGACGAACTATCACGAATGGGTGCGGATATACTGGTTGATATGAATGCGGCTTTTATCCGGGGCGTTCCGCGTCTTTATGGAGCGACGGTGGAAGCAACGGATTTGCGGGCAGGGGCAGCGCTTGTAATCGCGGGCCTCGCTGCGCAAGGGAAGACGGTAGTGGAGCAAATTCATCATATTGATCGGGGTTATGATCGCATTGAGACGATGTTAAGCAGACTGGGAGCAAGGATTTCTCGCAATTCTCCTGTTCCTCAAGCTCCTAATAACTAG
- a CDS encoding FtsQ-type POTRA domain-containing protein: MSAPMPVLKKPVGKRKGNRKLLSVLVLLFIILLSVLFFNSSISKISEIHIEGTAYTTTAEIGQAAAISVGDAFFGTTSATIEEAVKAIPTINNVTVDKAFPGKVTITVEEYPVVAFELFSDGNLTALLANGSELPAANEELLVNKPVLSGWKQGDVYRVELAEQLGKIPVKQLSDLSEIMPYPSKAYPDRIKIYTRTKFEVVTAISLLSEKIETMNAVIETQEPGKITLLLADTYDSFIKADPENEEDS; encoded by the coding sequence ATGAGCGCGCCGATGCCAGTGCTTAAAAAACCGGTTGGCAAACGAAAGGGCAATCGCAAGCTGCTTAGCGTGCTTGTGCTGCTTTTTATCATTTTGCTGTCCGTGCTGTTTTTTAATTCTTCTATTAGCAAAATTTCGGAAATTCATATTGAAGGCACTGCCTATACAACTACTGCAGAAATTGGACAGGCTGCCGCTATATCGGTGGGCGACGCTTTTTTTGGTACAACGTCGGCAACGATCGAGGAAGCGGTTAAAGCGATTCCGACCATTAATAATGTCACCGTGGACAAAGCTTTCCCTGGGAAGGTGACGATTACGGTAGAGGAATATCCGGTCGTTGCCTTTGAGCTGTTCAGCGATGGCAATTTGACAGCACTGCTGGCGAACGGGTCGGAGCTTCCTGCAGCCAATGAGGAGCTATTAGTCAATAAGCCTGTATTGTCGGGGTGGAAGCAGGGAGATGTTTACCGCGTGGAGCTAGCGGAGCAGCTTGGCAAAATTCCGGTGAAGCAGCTGTCTGATTTATCCGAAATTATGCCATATCCATCCAAGGCGTATCCTGACCGCATCAAAATCTATACGCGCACGAAATTTGAGGTAGTAACAGCCATTTCATTGCTGAGCGAGAAAATCGAAACGATGAATGCGGTCATTGAAACACAGGAGCCTGGAAAAATCACCCTGCTGCTAGCGGATACTTATGATTCTTTTATTAAGGCAGATCCAGAAAATGAAGAGGACAGTTGA
- the ftsA gene encoding cell division protein FtsA, whose translation MSSNDIIVSLDIGTSKVRAIIGEVNNGAINIIGVGSADSEGIRKGAIVDIDQTVQSIRNAIEHAERMVGIQISDVYVGIQGNHIALQTNHGVVAVSNEDREIGEEDIERVVQAAKVVALPPEREIINLVPKQYLVDGLEGISDPRGMIGVRLEVEATIVTGTKTAIHNLMRCVEKAGLRISGVILMSLASGVISLTKDEKMMGTVLADIGAGSCTITIFEQGGLAATATLPIGGEYVTNDIAYGLRTQSDQAEKIKLKYGCSYIGDAAEDVKFKVLRMGSNVEKEFSQVDLASIIEPRMQEIFSLIKQEVRRLGYHDKVSSYVLTGGAVTMPGTLALAQAELESTVRVALPDYIGVRDPAYSSGVGMIQYVSKYMGARGTTSTVKKAASSRKTGSTASSKPGMFERIKNMFNEFI comes from the coding sequence TTGAGCAGCAACGACATCATCGTCAGTTTAGACATCGGTACGTCCAAAGTTCGTGCTATTATTGGCGAAGTGAATAACGGAGCCATTAATATTATTGGAGTTGGATCTGCCGACTCAGAGGGTATTCGCAAAGGAGCTATTGTAGATATCGACCAGACCGTTCAGTCGATTCGCAATGCGATTGAGCATGCGGAACGAATGGTAGGTATTCAAATATCAGACGTCTATGTAGGTATTCAAGGCAATCATATTGCTTTGCAAACCAATCATGGCGTCGTTGCCGTATCCAATGAGGACCGTGAAATTGGCGAAGAAGATATTGAAAGAGTTGTGCAGGCTGCGAAAGTAGTAGCCTTGCCGCCTGAACGCGAGATTATTAATTTAGTGCCGAAGCAGTATTTGGTAGACGGACTGGAGGGCATATCCGATCCTCGGGGGATGATCGGCGTGCGTCTGGAAGTGGAAGCCACCATTGTAACCGGTACTAAGACAGCGATACATAATTTGATGCGCTGTGTGGAGAAAGCAGGGCTCCGCATTTCTGGCGTCATATTGATGTCATTGGCATCCGGTGTCATATCGCTGACGAAAGACGAGAAAATGATGGGTACTGTACTTGCGGATATCGGAGCAGGCTCCTGTACGATTACGATTTTTGAGCAGGGCGGACTTGCCGCGACTGCTACGCTTCCTATCGGCGGAGAATACGTAACGAACGATATCGCTTACGGTTTGCGTACCCAAAGTGATCAAGCCGAGAAAATCAAGCTGAAATATGGCTGCTCCTACATTGGCGATGCTGCGGAAGATGTGAAGTTCAAAGTTCTCCGTATGGGAAGCAATGTAGAGAAGGAATTTTCTCAAGTCGATTTGGCGAGCATTATCGAGCCTCGGATGCAGGAGATTTTCAGCCTGATCAAGCAAGAGGTTCGTCGTCTTGGTTATCATGACAAGGTCAGCAGCTATGTGCTGACTGGAGGAGCAGTGACAATGCCGGGCACATTGGCGCTTGCTCAAGCAGAGCTTGAATCCACCGTACGCGTGGCACTTCCGGATTATATTGGCGTGCGCGATCCCGCTTACAGCAGCGGTGTAGGAATGATTCAATACGTATCGAAATATATGGGAGCGCGCGGAACGACCAGCACAGTGAAAAAAGCCGCAAGTAGCCGCAAAACGGGTTCCACCGCTTCATCCAAACCCGGTATGTTCGAACGGATAAAAAATATGTTTAATGAATTTATTTGA
- the ftsZ gene encoding cell division protein FtsZ, with product MLEFDMELEQLAQIKVIGVGGGGSNAVNRMIENGVKGVDFITVNTDAQALHLSKSEHKLQIGDKLTRGLGAGANPEVGKKAAEESRDLALNQLKGSDMVFVTAGMGGGTGTGAAPVIAEIARECGALTVGVVTRPFTFEGRKRAAQAEMGIEALKEKVDTLIVIPNDRLLEIVDKKTPMLEAFREADNVLRQAVQGISDLIQVPGLINLDFADVKTIMTERGSALMGIGEASGENRAAEAAKKAIMSPLLETSIDGARGVIMNITGGSNLSLYEVNEAAEIVISASDPEVNMIFGAIIDDNLKDEIKVTVIATGFEHKAAPAARRSPQQQGESETRQPASPTSAPASTSSVKPFGASTSSDQLEIPAFLRNRPRSDR from the coding sequence ATGTTGGAATTCGACATGGAATTGGAGCAGCTCGCTCAAATAAAAGTAATCGGCGTCGGCGGCGGCGGCAGCAATGCGGTTAACAGAATGATTGAAAATGGGGTAAAAGGTGTTGACTTTATTACCGTCAATACGGATGCTCAGGCGCTGCATTTGTCGAAATCCGAGCATAAGCTGCAAATCGGCGATAAGCTGACACGTGGACTTGGCGCGGGCGCTAACCCGGAAGTGGGTAAGAAGGCGGCTGAAGAATCTCGTGATCTCGCACTCAACCAGCTGAAAGGCTCGGACATGGTATTCGTTACCGCAGGTATGGGCGGCGGCACAGGCACAGGCGCTGCGCCTGTTATAGCCGAAATCGCAAGAGAATGCGGAGCGCTGACTGTAGGCGTAGTAACCCGTCCATTCACCTTCGAAGGCCGCAAGCGCGCCGCACAAGCGGAAATGGGCATAGAAGCGCTTAAAGAGAAAGTGGATACACTGATCGTTATCCCAAATGACCGCCTTTTGGAAATTGTTGACAAGAAGACGCCTATGCTGGAAGCGTTCCGTGAAGCGGATAACGTGCTTCGTCAAGCGGTGCAAGGTATTTCCGATTTGATCCAAGTACCGGGTCTGATCAACCTTGACTTCGCAGACGTTAAGACGATTATGACAGAGCGCGGCTCTGCACTGATGGGAATCGGCGAAGCCAGCGGTGAGAACCGTGCAGCAGAAGCGGCGAAGAAAGCGATTATGAGCCCGCTGCTGGAAACGTCCATTGATGGTGCACGTGGCGTTATTATGAACATTACAGGCGGCAGCAACCTGAGCCTGTATGAAGTTAATGAAGCAGCTGAAATTGTTATTTCCGCTTCCGATCCGGAAGTGAATATGATTTTTGGTGCCATTATTGACGATAATTTGAAAGATGAAATCAAAGTTACCGTCATTGCGACTGGCTTTGAACACAAGGCCGCTCCGGCTGCTAGACGCTCGCCGCAGCAGCAGGGAGAATCAGAGACTCGTCAGCCGGCAAGTCCGACCTCCGCGCCTGCTTCGACATCGTCTGTCAAGCCTTTTGGTGCCAGCACTTCGAGCGATCAGCTTGAAATTCCAGCCTTTTTACGAAACCGTCCACGCAGCGACCGCTAG